From the Orcinus orca chromosome 7, mOrcOrc1.1, whole genome shotgun sequence genome, the window TACTGaagtttcttagatttttttttttttaaacaagatccAGTAAGACCCATGAGAAGTATATGTGCTGGTATCAGAGATGAGTCACACCTGGCTTGGccacttgctctgtgaccttgaccaaGACAGTTAACCTctttgttcctcagtttcctcatacatGAAAAAGGAATAGCAGTACCTATCCTGCAGCTTtgagagtaaatgaaataaactaCACTTCTACTGATTAAGCAATAAATGATAGTCAGGAAGTCTCATGGCCATTTGAAGGCTGTGTGATTGTACAATGTTTCAGAAGTGTTATACTGGATTGTTGAAATTGATAATTCTCAATCATTTATGTGTAAAGTTCAACAGGGTGTCCTAAGCTTGGGTGGCAGAGTAGATCTTTAAAGAATatgggaggaggggaggtcaTAATTCATTAGTTTAGTCTTCTAGTTTGTGTGCTAATAAAGAGCGAAGAGTTCAGAGTTCAGTATCTTGATGAAAGAAGCAATTATCTTAATTTAGAGGCAAGCAAAGGATCTTCTTATTGATAACCTCAGTCCTCCCTGGCTGTTTCAGATCTATCAGTGGATGAGTGAGATAAGGGAGAAGTACATGGAAGTGGTGACGTAGCATTTCCTAGGAATGACCTATGAGAGCCGGCCCATGTATTATTTGAAGGTGAGTGAGAAGGCTGAGAATTAGAGTCCCACTCAAGGATATTTATTTACTATCCAGAGGCTCTAGTCAGAAGTATAGACAAGGTTAAAAGAGGCAAGACAGAGAGACTTGGCTTTTCCAAAgtcttgattttaaaattcaaaacttggtggggaggaataaattggaagattgagattgatacatacacactactatgtataaaattggtaactaataaggacctactgtatagcacagggaactctactcagtactctgtaatgacctatatgggaaaagaatctaaaaaagagtccaaatacatatatccatatgtatttatataacagattcactttgctgtgcacctgaaactaacacaacattgtaaatcaattatgctccaataaacattttttaaaaattaaatacttgtAAATGCTTACATCTTAATCATGAGGGTGGAATCATGTTCTGGAGTAAAGAGAATTTGGAATGGTTGGGTGAGACCACAGGGGTaggacttaaaaataaagtccCAGAAGTAAGAACTTATCCCTTAGTTTTCTTCACGCTTGGCCTCCCTCGTCCCCGCTAAGACTGAGGAACTTAGAATCGTGGAGGGTGGCTGGAAAGGACCTTAGACTTTCTGGCTGAGAGGTTTCCAGCTTGTGCTCTGTGAAGGCCTGGGTGCCTCCGGTGCTCCCACAGCGGAAGGGGGACGGGGTAGGGGGCTGCGTAAGGGAGAAATCCCCAGTTCACTTCTCATATGTATTTTGAGtttttacaaaattttctttttttttactagtttatttatttatttattgcgatacgcgggcctctcactgctgtggcctctcccgttgcggagcacaggctccggacgcgcaggctcagcggccatggctcacgggcccagccgctccgcggcacgtgggatcttcccgaaccagggcacgaacccgtgtcccctgcattggcaggcggactctcaaccactgcgccaccagggaagcccaaaattttcttttttaacacatttttttccgCATAAAAATGTTTGAACATCATGGACAACCTTTATTTTTGGTTCCTTcatttaataaggaaacaaagacccagagaagtgaagtgacttgtacgaggtcacacagccagaccATAGCATAGCCAGAGGGATAACCCAATCTCCAGGCTCTCTGCCCTTTTAACATGTGATACGATGAAAAGTGTTTGAGACTGAACAACCACTTTTCCACAGGGCCAGGCCTTCTTGGCTCTCAGTTTTAGAACAGTGATTTTTCAATCCTGGCTGCTTAATACTGACGCCTGGGCCCCATCCACAGAGATTCTGAGCTAATTGCTCCAGGATGGGGCCCAGACACCTTTTGAAAGCTCCCTAGGTGATCCTACTGTGTAGGCAGGGTTGACAACAACTGCACCtaaccagtggttttcaaagggtGGTCCCTCGACCGGCAGCATCAACAtctcctgggaacttgttagaaatgcacattcttgggGGGGTCTAACtacagatctactgaatcagcaACTCTGTGGGTGGGCCCAGcaacctgtgttttaacaagccctcctcCAGGTCATTCTGATGCACACTCATGTTACAGAAAAAcagtgcatttctaacaagttcccaggtggtgcTGATAGCGCTGGTCCAGGACTACCCTTTAAGAACCGCTGCCAAAGTAGTTTGGCATTAAGAACTAGCATTACTTTATTCACTGTAGACACATTAATTTACAAAGCACATCCCCAAATTCAAGAATTACTAACAACTACAAAGAAATCTCGGTGGCTCTGAAGTAGAATTTACCCAGGAGCCGAGTGAGTAATTGGTTGATATGTTACGTGTGGGCCACCTACCAGCCTGATTTTTCCATAGGCCGCCAAACTCTGAGCTGAGTCAGCCAAAAAGACCTCTAAACATCCTTTGCCTAGGACGTATTTGAAAGAATAGAATTGACACATAACGAGGAGGCAATAAAGATAAACATATGGTCATATACATAGACTCATAAATAAAAGGGGTGATTACAAGAGAGAATTAATGTAAAGGGTAGATTAGGAATTATGCCAGGAGCTTTGAAAATGGGTGAGGCTAAAAGGGAAAACGTCCTTGAATATGATGAATCCAGCCCATATTTATTTCAATTCGTAAGTTTCTCACAGATATAGAGGGAGAGCCTTCATCAGCCCAGCTCCCAAGAGCTTCCAATGAGTAGCATGAGTCCAGGCCATTTACAAACCAAAACAAGATGTGACTGTGACAAACATGGGCATGTTCACAGCTTCTTCTCCACCAAAGAGAATCCGTAATTGCCAGGTTGATTCCTACCTATCCCACCTCTGAAAGAGGAGGGAATctttctttcttgagtgagtACAAGAACAACAaatggggagaggagaaagaagattGGGTCAGCTGGGACTGCAGGAGTCTCTAAGGAAAGAGGAATGTAATGAATGTAATAAGTATCGCCGGAGATTATGCATTTGGATGCTTTCACAGTTTCAGGAAGCTTAAATGCAGACTGGGGTTCAGTGTTACTACCTTTGAGTCATGCACGTTACCACTTGTGCACTTTACCGCTCTGAGTCAGCCCTGTGTGGTAAGGTTTTATAAGGCTTATGGAGATCTAGCCTCTCAGTTTGTGGTTTATGCGTTTATTTAAAGTTAGGGAATAATTTAGGATATGGGAAGACCAGGCTTTGCATGGGGTACATGGAGGTGTCAGCTTGTGGTCCTAAGAACAATAGCCAAGGTAACCGCAGGAGGCGGTTGGCAGCATGGCCAACAGAAGGGTCATATTGGTGGGTGTCTCTGCCAGCATCCTTGCCTCATCCTTGAAACCACAGAGTGGAAGGAGACAGGTACCTCCAGGGGAATAAAACAACCTGATAACTTTGCTCGGTGGCCTCAATCATAAGCCATTGTTTGATAATGAAATATGAATGTCTCCCCCAGATCAGTCAACCATCCAATAACCCCAAGAAGATTATCTGGATGGACTGTGGAATTCATTCCAGGGAATGGATTGCCCCTGCTTTTTGCCAGTGGTCTGTGAAAGAATaagtgtctttcactttctcatAATGGTTTAACCACCCCACAAAATACCTGTCATGTCTCGGCTTTGGAAAGCAGGTTTCTTTCACATCTTGGCAAGGCAGCTCTCCACTGAGCTGCTCCTTCACCCCAAGGGAAATGGAATTCATAAGTAGCTTCACTGAAAACTGAGTTAGTTGTTCTGTTCTCTTTCTAATGCACCCAAAATTATCTTTATTGGAAGGTAAACAAATctaaatggagaagaaaatacaTCTTGGAAGTCAGAGATGAGTTTGAATCCTGGAGCTCTTTCTTACAGTCTTGTGCAAAATTTCTATCACTAGGACCCCTAGTTTTTTACCTGCAAAAGGTGTATGAAATGACTACTTCAACGTAATCATGAAGAGCACACAATTGTGTGGATTAAGAGATTAACACATGGAAACTACCTGGCACCGTGAATTCTTGCGTATTACCTATATCCCTCCTTTGAGGGaataagaaaactttaaaattaatataagatACTTTTTGTGTCAGTCTTTTCAGAAACCCAAACATAATTCAACCCACAAATTATAGTTCTCAAACTGTGGTTCCTAGACCCATAGCATCATCATAACTGGGAACTtggaagaaatgcaaattctgggTTTCCACATCACCACCTCATACCTACTGAATTGGGGCTGGGGATGGAGATGGAGGGTGGGCAGGCTGTAATTTAAAAAGTCCTCCAGCAAGAAAAGCCaatgcaataagaagcccacgccccacaaggaagagtagcccccgctcgccgcaactagagaaaacctcagcgcagcaacgaagacccaacgcagccaaaaattaaaaaaaaaaaaaaaagtcctccaggtgattctgatgcatggtGAAGTTTCAGAAAGACTGCCATAACGAACAGGACAGTTGAGGCAGGATTGGATGGCAAAGGTTGGATGTTCAGTCATCACTTATGATTAAGTTGAAATTGTTAGAAAATTAAGAGAGAAAAGACCTCTTCCCAGGATCATTCCAAATGTTTCTCTATTAAATATCCAGATTCTACAGAACTATAAAGACAACTGAAGGATAAGAAGTCTCCTTAAAAACCTGGACTTCTATGTGCTTCCGGTTCTTAACATAGATGGCTACATCTATACTTGGACAACGGTGAGTACATCGAGTTTGGTCCTGGGATGGGTTCATGAACTAGATCTTGTCTCGGGTTCATTTTCCTGACCTCAGTCACTGCAGCTATAAAaatgtcttggggcttccctggtggcgcagtggttgagagtccgcctgccaatgcaggggacacgggttcgtgccccggtccgggaggatcccacatgccgcagagcagctgggtccgtgagccatggccgctgagcctgcgcgtccggagcctgtactccacaacgggagaggccacaacagtgagaggcccgcgtaccgcaaaaaaaaaaaaaaaagtttctaaatcATACCACTCCATAATTAAGAGCCTCTGTTTCCAGAGACTATgaattcctccccctcccccactccggCTCCCCCAGCCCTTCGTGGGACCCCTTTCTCTGTAACAGCCTTTCTGGCCGGGTATGTGAATCAagcccttccctcccaccttgtCTGGCGAAACAGGTCTTTATCCCTATCTCTACTCATCAGTCTTCTGCTTCCAGAAATGTGCAGAGACCATTTCTGATGCACCTGGAACAGCCTTTTCCCATCTGCCAAGCTATTTCCCTTTCGCCCTTTATCACTTGGACCTAAAATAATGACTCTCTGAAGCTTTTCCTGATTAAGCAGTTTGCGTCCACCAGGCACTGTTAATCTGCTCGTGAGGGAAAGGCCAAACTACCCCTCCAACACGTATATACACTTTGGGTTGTACAGATGTTCCTGTTATTGGGGGTTTCTAGCCCATCTGGGGGACTAAAAATTATACGCACAAGCTTCATAATGTTGAGGCAATTTTTCCAGACAATCCTAAGGAACCATTTTTCATATTCGAGGACCACCCATCATCACTAACACTGTGATTCATGAGACCTTAGAATGGCAACTTCCCTATGTTCCTCTGTTACAAGATCGGCTTTGGAGGAAATCCCGTTCATCCCATAATAATGGCATGTGTTTTGGGACAGATCTCAATAGAAATTTCCATGCATCCTGGTGTAGTTAAGTACCTGCTTCGTAGATGAACTGATGAATAATGACACACGAAACAAATGGAGCAGAGAAGCCAGAAAAGAGGTGAATTACTAGAATTAgtactatttatatatatacctttTGAAATAAACATCTAATCCTGTACAGCTTTCTGGACTTCCTGGTCAGTGTTACTCCCTCTAGAGAGGTGATATTATCTATACAGTAAGAACAGCAACACTGAAATGCAGGACTCTTTTCAAGTGAGACTGGCTAAAAAAGGGCAAAGAAGACCTAGACCAGTGTGAATATTTTTGAAATCcatcactttgttttaaaatatacgaATTGTTATAAAGGAAAATCAGAGAAGTATCCTTGCAAATTATTTTACAGCAGGAGGGCAGAAGTAAACAAGGCAAACATTTTCTTCTCCTTAAGGCAGTTTCATGTTTCTGAATCTCAACAAGTCCAATGGATTGGAAGCAAATAGAGGTACGGATGGTTAAGAGCAGTCTGGTTAAAAACCAGATGGGAAAGGTTAACATTCAGACTTGGCGGCCCTGTGGTATTGAAAAAATTGCTTCATCTCTAGGCTttagttttctcttatttttaaaacgtGGCTCAGAGTAATACCATCTTATCAGTAGGTTGTTGTGGAGATTCAATGAGATGCCACACAGGAggggcttagcacagtgccctgcATGTAAAAGGTGCTCTGTTGTTGGTCCTTATTATTACTGGTGAGAAGGACAGACTACAAAAtagctttttgtgttttttttgtcctTGCGAAATAGCTCTAATGAGACTCAAGCCAGTAAGACAGCAAGAGATATATTTAGGGCAACAAGACTATAACAGAGTCTGACCCTGGAACCCAAGAACAGGTTCCCAAGCATTTGTTTCAGGGACCACCAAAGGTTTAAGTGAAAGATTACTGAAAATGCCATTCCATTTTGCATCTTCCTTCCCGGGCCACATAAGCAGGGGTCTGTTTCTAAATCTGCACGTCAGTCCTCCTGCCTTCCTGAGTTCCTCCTTGAATGACTTATTTTAGCAGGACAAAATTAGACAAGCAAAGGCAAGCCTTAATTCCACCCACAGATGTCCTGAGCAAGGCTGACTCCTTGACCTTGGTCAGGGCTAAACAGAGATCGTGATGCCTTCCTTGGGGTTTCCTGTATGTTTCAGGTATCGGTGCATCTCACAACTGCCAAGATTTAACATTCTGTGGGACAGGACCCATGTCTGAACCAGAGACTAAAGTTGTTTCCAGCTTTATCGAGAGCAGGAAGGAGAACATTGCCTGCTTCCTGACCATGCACTCTTACGGGCAGCTCATCCTCATGCCTTATGGCtacaccaaaaataaatcaagtaaCCATGAAGAACTGGTAAGACCATTGAGCCAGAGCCTTGAGAAGCCTCAGCACGACCCTGCCTTCCTTTCCTGATTCCCATTTCTAGGGTTTTGGCTCCAGCCTCGCTTTTGTTCCCTTTgcttttccttatttcctttctcCTGCTTTTCACACCTTGCCAGACGCCTGCTGGGAAGGCTTCAGGTTAA encodes:
- the CPO gene encoding LOW QUALITY PROTEIN: carboxypeptidase O (The sequence of the model RefSeq protein was modified relative to this genomic sequence to represent the inferred CDS: deleted 2 bases in 1 codon; substituted 6 bases at 6 genomic stop codons), with protein sequence MHSQRHMTCRRSTGFSSSLCRRMKPLLGNLYLPRLLVPGELEYDRXVXSWRREAVDNVVSPWRILETYSYNRYHPMGEIYQWMSEIREKYMEVVTXHFLGMTYESRPMYYLKISQPSNNPKKIIWMDCGIHSREWIAPAFCQWSVKEXILQNYKDNXRIRSLLKNLDFYVLPVLNIDGYIYTWTTVNRLWRKSRSSHNNGMCFGTDLNRNFHASWCSIGASHNCQDLTFCGTGPMSEPETKVVSSFIESRKENIACFLTMHSYGQLILMPYGYTKNKSSNHEELIQVGQKAANALKAKHGTNYRVGSSADILYAISGFSXDWAWDIGIPFSYAFELRDMGTYGFVLPETQIQATCEETVEAVLSVLDNVYEKYWYSNSAGKVTSTAVVLSLLMSFMFLL